From a region of the Nothobranchius furzeri strain GRZ-AD chromosome 12, NfurGRZ-RIMD1, whole genome shotgun sequence genome:
- the emp2 gene encoding epithelial membrane protein 2 isoform X2, with amino-acid sequence MLIVLAFIILFHLVAAVLLFVATIHNAWWVVSSTRGDVIYTDLWYSCNVTCYPVENSHTVEAAYLQAVQATIILATILCCISFFIFLLQLFSIKQGERFIFTAIIQLLASVCVMIAASIYTTQNKSFHVPSLQRGSFGSSYILAWISFPMTLVSGLMYLVLRKRK; translated from the exons ATGTTGATCGTCTTAGCCTTCATCATCCTCTTTCACCTGGTTGCAGCCGTCCTGCTCTTCGTCGCCACCATTCACAAT GCGTGGTGGGTGGTGTCGTCCACCAGAGGTGACGTTATTTACACTGACTTGTGGTACTCCTGTAACGTCACCTGCTACCCTGTAGAGAACAGCCACACGGTTGAAGCAG CTTATCTGCAGGCGGTTCAAGCTACCATCATCCTGGCCACCATTTTATGTTGCATCAGTTTTTTCATCTTCCTCCTtcagctcttcagcatcaaacagGGAGAGAGATTCATTTTCACAGCCATTATCCAGCTGCTGGCCT CTGTATGTGTGATGATCGCGGCATCCATCTACACCACTCAGAATAAGAGTTTTCACGTGCCCAGTCTCCAGCGTGGCTCCTTCGGCTCCTCCTACATCCTGGCATggatcagcttccccatgactctTGTTAGCGGCCTAATGTATCTGGTGCTCAGGAAACGCAAATAG